In one window of Negativicutes bacterium DNA:
- a CDS encoding 30S ribosomal protein S20, with translation MPNIKSSERSVKTDAERRAKNFAVRSTIRTATRKVVEATVAGQADDAKALLTNASKVIDKAAAKGVIHKNAAARRKSRLARKINAINE, from the coding sequence TTGCCTAATATTAAGTCATCAGAACGTAGTGTGAAAACTGACGCTGAGCGTCGCGCAAAAAACTTTGCTGTAAGATCAACAATTAGAACTGCTACTCGTAAAGTAGTTGAAGCAACTGTTGCAGGTCAAGCTGACGATGCAAAAGCTCTCCTTACAAATGCTAGCAAAGTTATTGATAAAGCGGCGGCAAAAGGCGTTATTCATAAAAACGCAGCTGCTCGTAGAAAATCTCGTTTAGCTCGCAAAATTAATGCTATCAACGAATAA
- the lepA gene encoding translation elongation factor 4, translated as MQTKNIRNFSIIAHIDHGKSTIADRLIEYTGALTSREMEAQVLDSMDLERERGITIKAQAVRLEYVGKDGEKYMINLIDTPGHVDFTYEVSRSLAACEGALLVVDAAQGIEAQTLANVYLALENNLEIIPVINKIDLPSADPEKVKHEIEDVIGLDASEAVLASAKTGIGIEEILDAIIDKVPAPSGDVNAPLQALIFDSYFDAYKGVIAYVRVMDGNIKPGMKLKMMATDKTFEVTDVGIFKPSLINIDELGPGQVGFVAGSIKNVKDVRVGDTITSLHNPAQNQLPGYRKMNPMVYCGLYPVDSADYDALKDALEKLQLNDASLLFEPETSIALGFGFRCGFLGLLHMDVIQERLEREYNLTLITTAPSVIYKVYKTDGEVLDIDNPSKLPTPQEIDHIDEPYVKATVIVPKDYVGAVMELSQEKRGEYQDMKYLDENRVMITYNIPLSEIIYDYFDRLKSSTRGYASLDYELIGYHTSILVKLDILLNGEAVDALSIIVHRDKAAQRGRLLAEKLKAIIPKQMFEIPIQAAIGNKVIARETVRAMRKDVLAKCYGGDISRKRKLLEKQKEGKKRMKQVGSVEIPQEAFMAILKID; from the coding sequence ATGCAAACAAAAAATATTCGTAATTTTTCAATTATTGCACATATAGATCATGGTAAATCAACAATAGCAGATAGATTGATTGAATATACGGGAGCTTTAACATCACGTGAGATGGAAGCGCAAGTGCTGGATTCGATGGATTTAGAACGTGAAAGAGGTATAACCATTAAGGCTCAAGCCGTAAGACTGGAATATGTCGGCAAAGATGGCGAAAAGTATATGATTAACTTGATTGATACTCCGGGACATGTTGATTTTACTTATGAAGTATCAAGAAGCTTAGCTGCTTGTGAAGGAGCATTATTAGTAGTTGATGCGGCACAAGGAATTGAAGCGCAAACTTTAGCTAATGTTTATTTAGCCCTGGAAAATAATTTAGAAATTATCCCCGTTATTAACAAAATAGATTTACCTAGTGCTGATCCGGAGAAGGTGAAACATGAAATTGAAGATGTTATCGGGTTAGATGCTTCGGAAGCGGTGTTAGCTAGTGCAAAAACTGGGATTGGAATTGAAGAAATCCTTGATGCTATCATTGACAAAGTTCCGGCACCAAGTGGCGATGTTAATGCACCACTACAAGCATTAATATTTGATTCATATTTTGATGCCTATAAAGGTGTTATTGCTTATGTTAGAGTTATGGATGGTAACATTAAACCGGGGATGAAATTGAAAATGATGGCAACAGATAAAACTTTTGAAGTGACTGATGTCGGAATTTTTAAACCATCGTTAATAAATATCGATGAACTTGGTCCGGGGCAAGTTGGATTTGTTGCCGGTAGCATTAAAAATGTTAAAGATGTAAGAGTTGGTGATACTATTACTAGTCTTCATAATCCAGCCCAAAATCAATTGCCGGGTTATCGAAAAATGAATCCAATGGTTTATTGTGGTCTGTATCCGGTTGATAGTGCTGATTATGATGCGCTAAAAGATGCGCTAGAAAAGTTACAATTAAATGACGCCTCATTATTGTTTGAGCCAGAAACATCGATTGCTTTAGGGTTTGGGTTTCGCTGTGGTTTCTTAGGGTTATTACATATGGATGTTATCCAAGAGCGGTTAGAACGTGAATATAATTTAACGCTAATTACAACGGCACCAAGTGTTATTTATAAAGTATACAAAACAGATGGTGAAGTGCTAGATATTGATAATCCTTCGAAGTTACCGACACCACAGGAAATTGATCATATTGATGAGCCATATGTAAAAGCTACAGTTATTGTTCCTAAAGACTATGTTGGAGCAGTGATGGAACTTTCACAGGAAAAGCGTGGCGAATATCAGGATATGAAGTACCTTGATGAAAATCGTGTAATGATTACTTATAATATTCCGCTTAGTGAAATAATTTATGATTATTTTGACAGGCTTAAATCTTCTACTAGAGGGTATGCTTCGCTTGATTATGAGTTGATCGGTTATCATACATCAATTTTGGTTAAGTTGGATATTTTATTAAATGGTGAAGCAGTCGATGCATTATCGATTATTGTTCATCGTGATAAAGCAGCACAACGTGGTAGACTGTTAGCTGAAAAATTAAAAGCAATTATTCCAAAACAAATGTTTGAAATACCAATTCAAGCAGCGATAGGGAATAAAGTAATTGCCAGAGAAACAGTAAGAGCGATGCGTAAAGATGTATTGGCGAAATGTTATGGTGGGGATATTTCTCGTAAACGCAAACTTCTTGAAAAACAAAAAGAAGGTAAAAAGCGTATGAAACAAGTTGGTAGTGTTGAAATTCCTCAAGAAGCTTTTATGGCAATACTGAAAATTGATTAA
- the holA gene encoding DNA polymerase III subunit delta, with the protein MNYNDFLKKKSLTDNLYLIVGEEKYLADKVESFIKKEFLADNLDGVIAVNGAAEIKELSNTVNSVPFFAPYNLVVVKEFKLLRDSKKNAEKSKEKDEEDFLTLINLLPQFSILVLIADKVDKRRRIYKAIDKNGTIIEVNRLKVKEVREWLEIKLRELGKSFDSEANQYFLEVVSRMSNISLGLLDQEINKIGLYNEEKIITKKDLVNVFAGIPEASIFALTDAIGERKLVKALNLLKEQIANGEHFLKILTMLIREVRLLLRAKQLKELGYSHDNIATKLELLSFIADKVIEKSRNFTEKKLEQALINLAQLDGDFKTGQADNVAMEKIIIDLIKK; encoded by the coding sequence ATGAATTATAATGATTTTTTAAAAAAGAAAAGTTTAACCGACAACTTATATTTAATAGTTGGTGAAGAAAAATATTTAGCTGATAAAGTTGAAAGTTTTATCAAAAAAGAATTTTTAGCAGATAATTTGGATGGGGTCATAGCTGTTAATGGTGCTGCTGAAATAAAAGAGTTAAGCAATACTGTTAATAGCGTGCCTTTTTTCGCGCCGTATAATTTAGTCGTTGTTAAAGAGTTTAAGTTATTAAGGGACAGTAAAAAGAATGCTGAGAAAAGTAAGGAAAAAGATGAAGAAGATTTTTTGACACTAATAAATTTATTACCACAGTTTTCTATCCTAGTATTAATTGCAGATAAAGTTGATAAGAGAAGAAGAATTTACAAAGCCATTGACAAAAATGGCACGATTATTGAAGTGAATAGACTCAAGGTGAAAGAAGTAAGAGAATGGTTGGAAATAAAATTAAGAGAGCTTGGTAAAAGTTTTGATAGTGAAGCTAACCAATATTTTTTAGAAGTGGTTAGCAGAATGAGCAATATTTCGCTGGGCTTGTTGGATCAAGAAATAAATAAAATCGGTTTATATAATGAGGAAAAAATTATTACTAAAAAAGATTTAGTAAATGTTTTTGCGGGAATTCCGGAGGCATCAATTTTTGCTTTAACAGATGCTATTGGTGAAAGAAAACTTGTTAAAGCGTTAAATTTATTAAAAGAACAAATCGCCAATGGAGAACATTTTTTGAAGATATTAACGATGCTCATTCGAGAAGTAAGATTGTTATTGAGAGCTAAGCAGTTAAAAGAATTAGGTTATAGCCATGATAATATTGCCACTAAGCTTGAACTGTTAAGTTTTATAGCAGATAAGGTTATAGAAAAAAGTCGAAATTTCACCGAAAAAAAACTGGAGCAAGCATTGATTAACCTGGCGCAATTAGATGGTGACTTCAAAACCGGGCAAGCTGATAATGTAGCGATGGAAAAAATTATTATTGATTTGATAAAAAAATAA